A single genomic interval of Saccharospirillum mangrovi harbors:
- a CDS encoding alpha/beta fold hydrolase translates to MQYLEEWLETDDGHAIPVKVWRPRQPDRILVIVHGMAEHAARYASLAEWLTERQVAVVAIEQRGHSDDCPEEDLGHLADHDGWQKAVNDVIQVVAFAHQLEPGLPLTLFGHSMGSFVVQNVVQQDGTALDAVILSSTRRVNRPLLRLSKLAVAVIGTLTGWRNASGLIEKIEFGSYSRKFKPNRTDFDWISRDTDQVDAYIEDAYCGFPCTPRFWSDMTGGLIAIQPQLWPRDLPVHLMSGTDDPLGGMGVGIRGYIEDLRRAGVRVESTRLFDGGRHELIHEINAGEVWQHLESCLASQTRS, encoded by the coding sequence ATGCAGTATCTCGAAGAATGGCTGGAAACCGACGATGGCCATGCCATTCCCGTTAAAGTCTGGCGGCCGCGTCAGCCCGATCGAATCCTGGTAATCGTTCACGGCATGGCCGAACACGCGGCGCGTTATGCGTCCCTGGCCGAATGGCTGACTGAGCGCCAGGTGGCGGTCGTCGCTATCGAACAACGCGGCCATTCCGACGATTGCCCGGAAGAGGATTTAGGCCATCTGGCCGATCACGACGGCTGGCAAAAAGCCGTCAACGATGTGATTCAAGTGGTCGCCTTCGCCCACCAACTGGAACCCGGTTTACCGCTCACCCTGTTCGGCCACTCGATGGGCAGCTTCGTGGTTCAGAACGTCGTTCAACAAGACGGCACAGCGTTGGACGCGGTGATTCTAAGTTCCACCCGACGCGTCAACCGACCGCTGCTGCGATTATCAAAACTGGCCGTGGCAGTTATCGGCACGCTGACCGGCTGGCGCAACGCCAGCGGTTTGATCGAGAAAATAGAGTTCGGCTCTTACAGCCGAAAATTCAAACCCAACCGCACCGATTTCGATTGGATCAGCCGCGACACCGATCAGGTTGATGCCTATATCGAAGACGCCTACTGCGGCTTTCCCTGCACACCGAGATTCTGGAGCGATATGACCGGTGGCTTGATCGCCATTCAGCCGCAACTTTGGCCACGGGATTTACCGGTGCATCTGATGTCCGGCACTGACGATCCGTTGGGCGGCATGGGCGTGGGAATTCGGGGTTACATCGAAGATTTGCGTCGCGCCGGTGTGCGCGTGGAAAGCACTCGATTGTTCGACGGCGGTCGTCATGAATTGATCCATGAGATCAACGCCGGGGAAGTCTGGCAGCACCTGGAAAGCTGTCTGGCGAGTCAGACCAGATCCTGA
- the mnmE gene encoding tRNA uridine-5-carboxymethylaminomethyl(34) synthesis GTPase MnmE, with protein sequence MSAADTICALATPPGRGGVGIIRVSGPKAGELCRSVLGRNLPPRYAYHGAFYDADGQVLDEGIGLFFPGPNSFTGEDVLELQGHGGPVILDLLLQRLLTLGARLARPGEFSERAFLNDKLDLAQAEAIADLIEASSTAAARSAVRSLQGAFSREVQALVERLIELRIYVEAAIDFPEEEIDFLSDGRVQSDLDAVSTHLAQVLATANQGSLMREGMTVVIAGRPNAGKSSLLNALAGQDRAIVTDIAGTTRDVLREHIHIDGMPLHIIDTAGLRDAPDAVERIGVERAWKEIEQADRILLMVDATETEATEPAAIWPDFVHRLPANAAVTVVRNKIDLNRESPGLSTDLSVPLVRLSAQSGAGLDALRDHLKQLMGYDSTQEGGFIARRRHLEALQQAQAFIQSGRDQLAGAAAGELLAEDLRQAQQALGEITGEFSSDDLLGRIFSSFCIGK encoded by the coding sequence GTGAGCGCCGCCGATACCATCTGTGCGTTAGCCACCCCGCCCGGACGCGGCGGGGTCGGCATTATCCGGGTTTCCGGACCCAAAGCCGGCGAGTTGTGCCGGTCCGTTCTGGGGCGTAATTTGCCGCCCCGCTATGCCTACCACGGTGCCTTTTACGATGCAGACGGCCAGGTTCTGGACGAAGGCATCGGCTTGTTTTTCCCCGGCCCCAATTCCTTTACCGGCGAAGATGTGCTCGAACTGCAGGGCCACGGTGGTCCGGTCATTCTTGATCTGTTGTTGCAACGTTTGCTCACGTTGGGTGCACGTTTGGCGCGTCCGGGTGAATTTTCCGAACGTGCCTTTTTGAACGACAAACTCGATTTGGCGCAGGCCGAAGCCATCGCGGATTTAATTGAGGCGTCATCGACCGCTGCTGCTCGTTCCGCCGTGCGTTCGTTGCAAGGTGCGTTTTCGCGCGAAGTGCAGGCTCTGGTCGAACGCTTAATCGAACTGCGCATTTACGTCGAAGCCGCCATCGATTTTCCTGAAGAAGAAATCGATTTTCTGTCCGATGGCCGGGTCCAGTCCGATCTGGATGCGGTTTCAACCCATCTGGCGCAGGTGTTGGCGACGGCGAATCAAGGCAGTCTGATGCGCGAGGGCATGACGGTGGTCATCGCCGGTCGGCCCAACGCCGGCAAGAGCAGTTTGTTGAATGCATTAGCCGGGCAGGATCGTGCCATTGTGACCGACATCGCCGGCACGACGCGCGATGTGCTGCGCGAACATATCCACATTGATGGTATGCCGTTACACATCATCGATACCGCCGGTTTGCGTGACGCTCCGGATGCGGTGGAACGCATTGGCGTTGAACGTGCCTGGAAAGAGATCGAACAGGCCGATCGCATCCTGTTGATGGTGGATGCGACGGAAACGGAAGCCACTGAGCCGGCTGCTATCTGGCCGGATTTTGTGCACCGCTTGCCGGCAAACGCGGCGGTGACGGTGGTGCGCAACAAGATCGATTTAAACCGGGAATCCCCAGGTTTATCCACAGACTTGTCCGTGCCATTGGTGCGTCTGTCGGCTCAATCCGGTGCCGGTCTGGATGCTTTGCGCGACCACCTGAAACAATTGATGGGTTACGACAGCACGCAGGAAGGCGGGTTTATCGCCCGGCGACGTCATTTGGAAGCGTTGCAACAGGCGCAGGCGTTTATTCAAAGCGGGCGTGATCAATTAGCGGGTGCAGCAGCCGGTGAATTGCTGGCCGAAGATCTGCGTCAGGCGCAGCAGGCCTTGGGTGAAATCACCGGTGAATTCAGTTCCGATGATTTACTCGGCCGCATCTTTTCCAGTTTTTGTATTGGTAAATAA